The Fusobacterium sp. JB019 genome includes a window with the following:
- a CDS encoding NUDIX hydrolase — protein MNEFKFLKPTKMIHPNNGMTLEFLNKQDAIAALIISNDGKKGYFVSQFRPGTNNISTEVVAGLIDPGEIPKDALYREVEEESGFYKEDYEIIFQDNKPLAISPGYTTEKLNLYILKIKDNNIKQKPLNLDEDEELVGEWLDLNLALSKSSDFKTYYLIRIYELLRLKNDEA, from the coding sequence ATGAATGAGTTTAAATTTTTAAAACCAACTAAAATGATCCATCCAAATAATGGAATGACTTTAGAATTTTTAAATAAACAAGATGCTATTGCTGCTTTAATTATTTCAAATGACGGAAAAAAAGGTTATTTTGTAAGTCAATTTAGACCTGGTACCAACAATATTTCAACTGAAGTAGTAGCTGGACTAATTGATCCTGGAGAGATTCCTAAAGATGCTCTTTATCGAGAGGTTGAAGAAGAAAGTGGCTTTTATAAAGAAGACTATGAAATTATTTTTCAAGACAATAAACCTCTAGCTATTTCCCCAGGCTATACCACTGAAAAACTAAACCTTTATATTTTAAAAATAAAAGATAATAATATAAAACAAAAGCCTTTAAATTTAGACGAAGATGAAGAATTAGTAGGAGAATGGCTAGATTTAAATCTAGCTCTTTCTAAATCTAGCGATTTTAAAACTTACTATCTTATTAGAATTTATGAACTTTTAAGGTTAAAGAATGATGAAGCCTAA
- a CDS encoding ACT domain-containing protein produces MKLLIVAKHNPWALSRLIGLTSRLGIFINEFSFKVNEKTSNITLTFSEENKKGIHLKNQIERLVDVFDVFELKENN; encoded by the coding sequence ATGAAACTTTTAATTGTAGCAAAGCACAATCCTTGGGCTCTAAGTAGACTTATTGGATTAACTAGTAGACTTGGAATATTTATAAATGAATTCTCTTTTAAAGTTAATGAAAAAACTTCTAATATTACTCTTACTTTTTCTGAAGAAAACAAAAAAGGAATTCATTTAAAAAATCAAATCGAAAGACTTGTTGATGTTTTTGACGTCTTCGAACTTAAAGAAAATAATTAA
- a CDS encoding aminopeptidase P family protein, giving the protein MFSRDTYEKRRMALKQEFEKGLILICGNTLLPMNFKDNNFRFIQDSTFLYYFGLNRENLFGIIDIDNDEEYIFGDEITMEDVIWMGPQEKLKDQCEEVGIENLRPLSYLSNYIQATLDKRLPVRFVPIYNPSIKIEIGECFGVTAKTINTYASEELCYAVAKQRNLKSPEEVKEIEKAVNITRKMHLEAMRKVKPGMKEYEVAALLENIAKSKNCLLSFPSICTKNGQILHNNSYENTLREGDLLLIDAGARLNNGYCGDMTTTIPVSGKFNERQKEVYNILIKMFNRAEELIAPGITYKEVHLEVSRVLAKGLKDMKILKGAVDEIVLKGVHALFMPHGLGHMMGLDVHDMENFGEVIVGYNGQAKSEQFGLSSLRLGRELEDGFVFTVEPGIYFIPELIKKWRNENKFLENINYLELEKYMDFGGMRYEGDFLVTKNGGMRLGEAMPKSSEEIEQEREEAFNN; this is encoded by the coding sequence ATGTTTTCAAGAGATACTTATGAAAAAAGAAGAATGGCATTAAAACAAGAATTTGAAAAGGGATTGATATTAATTTGTGGGAATACGCTTTTACCTATGAATTTTAAAGATAATAATTTTAGATTTATACAAGATTCTACTTTTTTATATTATTTTGGTTTAAATAGAGAAAATCTTTTTGGAATTATAGATATAGATAATGATGAGGAATATATTTTTGGAGATGAAATAACAATGGAAGATGTTATTTGGATGGGACCTCAAGAAAAATTAAAAGATCAGTGTGAAGAAGTTGGGATTGAAAATCTGAGACCCCTTAGTTATTTATCCAATTATATACAAGCTACTTTAGATAAAAGATTACCAGTAAGGTTTGTACCTATATATAATCCATCAATAAAAATAGAAATAGGAGAATGTTTTGGAGTAACAGCTAAAACAATAAACACATATGCTTCTGAGGAACTTTGTTATGCTGTAGCAAAACAAAGGAATTTAAAATCTCCAGAGGAAGTTAAAGAAATAGAAAAAGCAGTTAATATAACAAGAAAAATGCATTTAGAGGCAATGAGGAAAGTTAAACCAGGAATGAAAGAATATGAAGTTGCTGCATTATTAGAAAATATAGCAAAAAGTAAAAATTGTTTATTGTCTTTTCCAAGTATATGCACTAAAAATGGTCAAATTTTACATAATAATTCTTATGAAAACACATTGAGAGAAGGAGATTTATTATTAATAGATGCAGGAGCAAGATTGAATAATGGATATTGTGGAGATATGACAACAACAATTCCTGTATCTGGAAAATTTAATGAAAGACAAAAAGAAGTTTATAATATTTTAATAAAAATGTTTAATAGAGCAGAAGAATTAATTGCTCCGGGAATAACATATAAAGAAGTTCATTTGGAAGTTTCTAGGGTGCTAGCCAAAGGGTTAAAAGACATGAAAATTTTAAAAGGAGCAGTGGATGAGATAGTTTTAAAAGGAGTACATGCTTTATTTATGCCTCATGGTTTAGGACATATGATGGGATTAGATGTTCATGATATGGAAAATTTTGGAGAGGTAATTGTGGGATATAATGGACAAGCAAAAAGTGAACAATTTGGATTATCTTCTTTAAGATTGGGTAGAGAATTAGAAGATGGGTTTGTTTTTACTGTAGAACCTGGAATATATTTTATCCCAGAATTGATAAAAAAATGGAGAAATGAAAATAAATTTTTAGAAAATATAAATTATTTAGAGCTAGAAAAATATATGGATTTTGGTGGAATGAGATATGAAGGAGATTTTTTAGTTACTAAAAATGGTGGAATGAGATTGGGAGAGGCAATGCCTAAATCCTCAGAAGAAATAGAACAAGAAAGAGAAGAGGCTTTTAATAACTAA
- a CDS encoding HAD-IB family hydrolase, whose translation MIGAFFDIDGTIYRNSLLTEHFKKMIKYELLDYKIYDENVKKTYTLWSERMGDYDNYLLDLTKVYVEAIKGFSVKDNDFISDQVMKLKGNRVYKYTRDRIKWHKEQGHKVIFISGSPDFLVKRMAEKWKADDYCGSTYFVKNGVFSGEIGPMWDSVHKIQALNKFCDQYDIDLNKSFAYGDTSGDYTMLNSVGNPITINPSKEFFKQLKADKKLSKITQIIVERKDVIYKLDLNTEIID comes from the coding sequence ATGATTGGAGCTTTTTTTGATATTGATGGTACAATTTATAGAAACTCACTTTTAACTGAACATTTTAAAAAAATGATTAAATATGAACTTTTAGACTATAAAATTTATGATGAGAACGTTAAAAAGACTTATACTTTATGGTCTGAAAGGATGGGAGACTATGATAACTATCTTTTAGATTTGACTAAAGTATATGTTGAAGCTATTAAAGGATTTTCTGTTAAAGATAATGATTTTATTTCAGATCAAGTTATGAAATTAAAAGGAAATAGAGTATATAAATATACAAGAGATCGAATTAAATGGCATAAAGAACAAGGACATAAAGTTATTTTTATATCTGGAAGTCCTGATTTTTTAGTTAAACGTATGGCTGAAAAATGGAAAGCTGATGATTATTGTGGATCTACTTATTTTGTAAAAAATGGAGTTTTTTCAGGAGAAATTGGCCCTATGTGGGATTCTGTTCACAAAATTCAAGCTTTGAATAAATTTTGTGATCAATATGATATTGATTTAAATAAAAGTTTTGCTTATGGAGATACATCAGGAGATTACACTATGCTAAACTCTGTTGGAAATCCTATAACTATCAACCCCTCTAAAGAATTCTTTAAGCAATTAAAAGCTGATAAAAAATTGTCTAAAATAACGCAAATTATTGTAGAAAGAAAAGATGTTATTTATAAATTAGATTTAAATACAGAAATTATAGATTAA
- the rfbC gene encoding dTDP-4-dehydrorhamnose 3,5-epimerase, whose product MKVIKTNIEDLFIIEPKVFGDNRGWFMESWSQKKMEEAGLHYNFVQDNHSFSSVKGTLRGLHFQKGKHSQAKLVRCSKGAVLDVAVDLREGSPTYKKWFSVELSAENKKQFLIPRGFAHGFLTLTDEVEFLYKADNYYNYESDRNIIWNDEEINVNWEIEEPILSEKDAKAPKLCDSDVNFIYNKIK is encoded by the coding sequence ATGAAAGTTATAAAAACTAATATAGAAGATCTTTTTATTATAGAGCCTAAAGTTTTTGGAGATAATAGAGGATGGTTTATGGAATCATGGTCGCAAAAGAAAATGGAAGAAGCAGGACTTCATTATAATTTTGTTCAAGATAATCATTCATTTTCATCTGTCAAAGGAACTCTTAGAGGACTTCATTTCCAAAAAGGAAAACATTCACAAGCTAAACTTGTAAGGTGCTCTAAAGGAGCTGTTTTAGATGTGGCTGTTGATTTAAGAGAAGGTTCTCCAACATATAAAAAATGGTTCAGTGTAGAACTTTCTGCTGAAAACAAAAAACAATTTTTAATCCCTAGAGGATTTGCTCATGGTTTTTTAACTTTAACTGATGAAGTTGAATTTCTTTATAAAGCAGATAATTACTATAATTACGAATCAGACAGAAATATAATTTGGAATGATGAAGAAATTAATGTGAATTGGGAAATAGAAGAACCCATTCTTTCTGAAAAAGATGCAAAGGCTCCAAAACTTTGTGATTCTGATGTGAATTTCATATACAACAAAATAAAATAA
- a CDS encoding 5'-methylthioadenosine/adenosylhomocysteine nucleosidase, with translation MFLEKIGIIGALDAEIDILLSSMKNKKEIKIGRTIFYEGQLSEKNVVIFKCGVGKVNAAIGANTAILKFNVSKIIFTGIAGAIDNSLNILDLVISTDLVQHDFDLTGFGCPLGLIDGEKSIKFKADEKLVTTAKNSAIKILGKNKVFLGTIATGDQFVANKKQVNFIGETFGAKATEMEGAAVAQVSLNYNIPFVVLRAMSDKADGSAHMDYNEFKPVAADHSAKIVIDMLKHI, from the coding sequence ATGTTTTTGGAAAAAATTGGAATTATTGGAGCTTTGGATGCTGAAATAGATATTTTGCTTAGCTCTATGAAAAATAAAAAAGAAATAAAAATAGGTAGAACTATTTTTTATGAAGGACAACTTTCTGAGAAAAATGTAGTTATTTTTAAATGTGGTGTTGGAAAAGTTAATGCTGCTATTGGAGCTAATACTGCTATTTTAAAATTTAATGTTTCTAAAATTATTTTTACAGGAATAGCTGGAGCAATAGATAACTCTCTTAACATTTTAGATTTAGTTATTTCTACTGACTTAGTTCAACATGATTTTGATCTTACTGGTTTTGGATGTCCTTTAGGACTAATCGATGGAGAAAAATCTATAAAATTTAAAGCTGATGAAAAATTAGTTACAACTGCTAAAAATTCTGCCATTAAAATTTTAGGAAAAAACAAAGTTTTCCTTGGAACTATTGCCACTGGTGATCAATTTGTAGCTAATAAAAAACAAGTTAATTTTATTGGAGAAACTTTTGGAGCTAAAGCAACTGAGATGGAAGGAGCTGCTGTGGCACAAGTTTCTCTTAACTATAATATTCCTTTTGTTGTATTAAGAGCTATGTCTGATAAAGCTGATGGCTCTGCTCATATGGATTATAATGAATTTAAACCTGTTGCTGCTGATCATTCTGCTAAAATTGTTATTGATATGCTTAAACATATATAA
- the rfbA gene encoding glucose-1-phosphate thymidylyltransferase RfbA: MKGIILAGGSGTRLYPLTMVTSKQLLPVYDKPMIFYPLSTLMLAGIKDILIISTPQDLPNFKKLLGDGSSYGINLSYAEQPSPDGLAQAFLIGENFIKGDSCAMILGDNIFYGAGLSNHLKKASSNKNGATIFGYYVNDPERFGIVEFDKNGKAISIEEKPENPKSNYCVTGLYFYDNRVVEFAKKVKPSKRGELEITDLNKMYLEDNSLNVVTLGRGYAWLDTGTVDSLSDASEFVKVIENRQGIQISALEEIAYTNNWITKDELLTAANLYGKSTYGQYLKKVALGKIKY, translated from the coding sequence TTGAAAGGAATAATACTAGCAGGAGGATCTGGAACTAGACTTTATCCATTAACAATGGTAACTTCTAAGCAGCTTTTACCTGTATATGATAAGCCCATGATTTTTTATCCTTTATCTACACTTATGTTAGCTGGAATAAAGGATATTTTAATAATATCAACACCTCAAGATTTACCTAATTTTAAAAAACTATTAGGTGATGGATCTAGTTATGGAATAAATTTAAGTTACGCTGAGCAACCTAGCCCTGATGGTCTTGCCCAAGCTTTCCTAATAGGAGAAAATTTTATTAAAGGAGATTCTTGTGCAATGATACTTGGAGATAATATTTTTTACGGAGCAGGACTTAGTAATCACTTAAAAAAAGCAAGCTCAAATAAAAATGGAGCTACAATCTTTGGATATTATGTAAATGATCCCGAAAGATTTGGAATTGTTGAATTTGATAAAAATGGAAAAGCTATATCAATAGAGGAAAAACCAGAAAATCCTAAATCTAATTATTGTGTTACAGGTTTATACTTTTATGATAATAGAGTTGTTGAATTTGCTAAAAAGGTTAAACCTTCTAAAAGAGGAGAACTTGAAATTACTGATTTAAATAAAATGTATTTAGAAGATAATTCTCTTAATGTGGTTACTTTAGGAAGAGGATATGCATGGCTTGATACAGGAACTGTAGATTCTTTATCTGATGCTAGTGAATTTGTTAAAGTTATTGAAAATAGACAGGGTATTCAAATATCTGCTCTTGAAGAAATCGCCTATACTAATAATTGGATAACAAAGGATGAACTGTTAACTGCAGCTAATCTTTATGGAAAATCTACTTATGGACAATATTTAAAAAAAGTTGCTTTAGGAAAAATCAAATATTAA
- a CDS encoding SprT family zinc-dependent metalloprotease has translation MMKPKIIITRKNIKNLILKIKGDGNIYISSPIFLKDEYIYNFISKKQTWIDKKLKENKKKSKLIPCSYCNNCQIFYLGTPYFLKLKLSSKYKVYFLNNFLIVETPEPNNSSLTKNILNSWYQEQGKILFQKILVKYLTLTNKKITKFNIKTLKSNWGSCNYNKKIINLNSELMKKNIRFIEYVILHEIAHLVHPNHSKAFYNYIEIFMPDWKERKSL, from the coding sequence ATGATGAAGCCTAAAATAATAATAACAAGAAAAAACATTAAAAATTTAATACTAAAAATAAAAGGAGATGGAAATATATATATTTCTTCTCCGATTTTTTTAAAAGATGAATATATTTATAATTTTATTTCAAAAAAACAAACTTGGATAGATAAAAAACTAAAAGAAAATAAAAAAAAATCTAAACTAATCCCCTGTTCTTATTGTAACAATTGTCAGATTTTCTATTTAGGAACTCCATATTTTCTTAAGTTAAAATTAAGTTCTAAATATAAAGTCTATTTTTTAAATAATTTTTTGATTGTAGAAACTCCTGAACCAAACAATTCTTCATTAACTAAAAATATTTTAAATTCTTGGTATCAAGAACAAGGAAAAATTCTATTTCAAAAAATTTTAGTTAAATATTTAACTCTTACAAATAAAAAAATCACAAAATTTAATATTAAAACTTTAAAATCCAATTGGGGATCTTGTAACTATAATAAAAAGATTATAAACTTAAATTCAGAACTCATGAAAAAAAATATTAGGTTTATTGAATACGTTATTTTACATGAAATTGCACATCTTGTTCATCCTAATCATAGTAAGGCTTTTTATAACTATATTGAGATTTTTATGCCTGATTGGAAAGAACGGAAATCTCTTTAA
- the ilvD gene encoding dihydroxy-acid dehydratase, whose translation MRSDEIKNGVKRTPHKSLLKSLGLTDEEIKKPLIGIAGSFNEIVPGHMHLRSIIDSVKAGVRTAGGIPMEFNTIAICDGLAMNHEGMKYSLVTREIIADSIEATGMAMPFDAMIFIPSCDKVVPGMLMAAARLNIPCLFVSGGPMLAGNFKNEKIGLSNVFEYIGQFENNEITEEELKEVENIACPTCGSCSGMYTANTMNCLTEALGMALPGNGTIPAVYSKRLRLAKLTGMQVMKVLEKNVTPSQIMTKESFYNALRVDMALGGSTNTTLHLCEIAKNMKIDLNLHDFNKASKETPQLCKLSPSGKYFIEDLDAAGGIPGVMKNLNELKLINPTMTVSLVTQKEIAENAKVLDYDVIRNFENAYNNTGGLSVLRGNIAKNGCIVKSAGVLPKMLVHSGPAKVFNSEEEAIEAIYGNKIKKGDVIVIKYEGIKGGPGMREMLSPTAAIAGMKLDEDVALLTDGRFSGATRGASIGHISPEAYEYGEIGIVENNDIIEIDIPNGTLNVKLTENEIKKRMKNFKPVQHNNKSICLKKL comes from the coding sequence ATGAGAAGTGATGAAATCAAAAATGGAGTTAAAAGAACTCCCCATAAGTCCCTTTTAAAATCTTTAGGACTTACTGATGAAGAAATTAAAAAGCCTTTAATAGGAATAGCTGGTTCATTTAACGAAATCGTTCCTGGACATATGCACCTGAGAAGTATTATTGATTCTGTTAAAGCTGGAGTCAGAACTGCTGGAGGAATTCCTATGGAATTTAATACTATTGCTATTTGTGATGGACTCGCTATGAATCATGAAGGAATGAAATATTCTCTTGTTACTCGAGAAATAATTGCCGATTCTATTGAAGCTACTGGAATGGCTATGCCCTTTGATGCTATGATCTTTATTCCTAGCTGTGATAAAGTTGTTCCTGGAATGTTAATGGCTGCAGCTAGATTAAATATTCCATGTCTTTTTGTAAGTGGTGGACCAATGCTTGCAGGAAATTTCAAAAATGAAAAAATAGGTCTTAGCAATGTTTTTGAATACATTGGCCAATTTGAAAACAATGAAATTACAGAAGAAGAACTAAAAGAAGTTGAAAATATTGCTTGCCCTACTTGCGGTTCTTGTTCTGGAATGTATACAGCCAACACTATGAACTGTTTAACTGAAGCTCTTGGAATGGCATTACCTGGAAATGGTACAATTCCTGCTGTTTATTCAAAAAGATTAAGACTTGCAAAATTAACTGGAATGCAAGTTATGAAGGTTTTAGAAAAAAATGTAACTCCTTCACAAATAATGACAAAAGAAAGTTTTTATAATGCTTTAAGAGTTGATATGGCCTTAGGAGGATCTACTAACACAACCCTTCATCTTTGTGAAATTGCTAAAAATATGAAAATAGATCTAAATTTACATGATTTTAATAAAGCTTCAAAAGAAACGCCACAACTTTGTAAATTATCTCCTTCTGGAAAATATTTCATTGAAGATCTTGATGCAGCTGGTGGAATTCCTGGAGTTATGAAAAATCTTAATGAACTTAAACTTATTAATCCAACTATGACTGTATCTTTAGTTACTCAGAAAGAAATCGCTGAAAATGCTAAAGTACTAGACTATGATGTTATTCGTAATTTTGAAAATGCTTATAATAACACTGGAGGACTTTCAGTTTTAAGAGGAAATATTGCTAAAAATGGATGTATTGTTAAAAGTGCTGGAGTTCTACCGAAAATGTTGGTCCATTCTGGTCCAGCTAAAGTTTTTAACTCAGAAGAAGAAGCTATTGAAGCAATTTATGGAAATAAAATAAAAAAAGGTGATGTTATAGTCATCAAATATGAAGGAATAAAAGGTGGTCCTGGAATGAGAGAAATGCTTTCACCTACTGCTGCAATTGCAGGGATGAAATTAGATGAAGATGTTGCTCTTTTAACAGATGGACGTTTTTCTGGTGCTACTAGAGGAGCCTCAATTGGTCATATAAGTCCTGAAGCTTATGAATATGGAGAAATTGGAATTGTTGAAAATAATGATATCATTGAAATAGATATTCCCAATGGAACTTTAAATGTTAAACTTACTGAAAATGAAATTAAAAAAAGAATGAAAAATTTTAAACCTGTACAGCATAATAATAAAAGTATTTGTTTAAAGAAATTATGA
- the rfbB gene encoding dTDP-glucose 4,6-dehydratase, with protein sequence MKIIVTGGAGFIGGNFVHYMLNKYNDYKIICLDKLTYAGNLATLKNVMNNSNFKFIQGDIADRNFIYNLFEKEKPDMIVNFAAESHVDRSIEDPEIFLKTNILGTGVLLDACKKYGIERYHQVSTDEVYGDLPLDRPDLFFTEETPIHTSSPYSASKASADLLVQSYYRTFKIPVTISRCSNNYGPYHFPEKLIPLMIANALNDKELPVYGKGENVRDWLYVEDHCRAIDMIIHNGKIGEVYNIGGHNERTNLEVVKTIINTLGKSESLIKYVTDRPGHDMRYAIDPTKIKNELGWEPLTLFDEGIQKTIKWYLDNTPWWKNIINGEYKNYYKKMYE encoded by the coding sequence ATGAAAATAATTGTAACTGGTGGAGCAGGATTTATAGGTGGAAATTTTGTTCACTATATGTTAAACAAATATAATGATTATAAAATAATATGCTTAGATAAACTAACTTATGCTGGAAATCTAGCCACTTTAAAAAATGTTATGAACAATTCTAATTTTAAATTTATACAAGGGGATATTGCAGACAGAAATTTTATTTATAATCTTTTTGAAAAAGAAAAACCAGATATGATTGTAAATTTTGCTGCAGAAAGTCATGTGGATAGATCTATTGAAGATCCTGAAATTTTCTTAAAAACTAATATTTTAGGAACAGGAGTTTTACTTGATGCTTGTAAAAAATACGGAATAGAAAGATATCATCAAGTTTCAACTGATGAGGTTTACGGAGATTTACCTTTAGATAGACCTGATTTATTTTTCACAGAAGAAACACCAATACATACTTCAAGTCCCTATTCAGCTTCAAAAGCTTCAGCAGATTTATTGGTACAATCATACTATAGAACTTTTAAAATTCCTGTAACAATTTCAAGATGTTCTAATAACTATGGACCTTATCATTTTCCAGAAAAATTAATTCCATTAATGATTGCAAATGCTTTAAATGATAAAGAATTACCTGTGTATGGAAAAGGTGAAAATGTAAGAGACTGGCTTTATGTTGAAGATCATTGTAGAGCTATAGATATGATAATTCATAATGGAAAAATTGGTGAAGTTTATAATATTGGTGGTCATAACGAAAGAACAAATTTAGAAGTTGTTAAAACAATTATAAATACTTTAGGAAAATCTGAATCTTTAATTAAATATGTAACAGATAGACCAGGTCATGATATGAGATATGCCATAGATCCTACAAAAATAAAAAATGAATTAGGTTGGGAGCCCCTTACACTATTTGACGAAGGAATACAAAAAACTATTAAATGGTATTTAGACAATACTCCTTGGTGGAAAAATATAATCAATGGAGAATACAAAAATTATTATAAGAAAATGTATGAATAA
- the ilvB gene encoding biosynthetic-type acetolactate synthase large subunit, which produces MKINGARILLETLKRQGVKDIFGYPGGKVIPIYNELFDFNGINHIMARHEQGASHAADGYARTTNKTGVCISTSGPGATNLVTGIMTAHMDSVPLLAITGQVACNEIGTDGFQESDIMTITMPITKHSYLVRDINDLTRIIKEALYITKNGRPGPVLIDFPVDIQMQEIDFKEFERQYSDSNFHIEKATDMSKLKEVIQIINSCKKPLILAGGGSKNSKKELLNFAKKINSPIAFTLMGLGILNNNLSLGMLGMHGSVVANKAVSQADVLIAIGMRFDDRVTCNVETFAPKAKIIHIDIDRVEINKIKKCTHLVGDSKEILNLLTPYVHRDYSLWNDHISQLKKETYFNYEISDFIKPQQAIDAISKLLPEAYVVTDVGQHQMWTAQFYNLNHPLCTSGGAGTMGFGLPAAIGVQVGNPQSKVVAILGDGGFQMTSQELMAISQYKLPIKIIIIDNSYLGMVRQWQELFFDKRYSSVSLDQNPDFVALGKSYSINSVKIEDPKDLERVLKENLFTDEPVLIDIKVTKEENTYPMVPAKGNINEMILGG; this is translated from the coding sequence ATGAAAATTAATGGTGCTAGAATATTATTAGAAACTTTAAAAAGACAGGGCGTTAAAGATATCTTTGGGTATCCAGGGGGAAAAGTAATTCCTATTTATAATGAACTTTTTGATTTTAACGGAATTAACCATATTATGGCCCGTCATGAACAGGGAGCTTCCCATGCTGCTGACGGTTACGCTAGAACAACTAATAAAACTGGAGTTTGTATTTCTACATCCGGACCTGGAGCAACTAACTTAGTAACTGGAATTATGACTGCTCATATGGATTCTGTTCCTCTACTCGCTATAACTGGACAAGTTGCTTGTAATGAAATTGGAACTGATGGATTTCAAGAATCTGATATTATGACTATTACAATGCCTATAACAAAACATAGTTATCTTGTAAGAGATATTAATGATTTAACTAGAATAATCAAAGAAGCTTTATATATTACCAAGAATGGAAGACCTGGGCCAGTTCTAATAGATTTTCCTGTTGATATTCAAATGCAAGAAATAGATTTTAAAGAATTTGAAAGACAATATTCTGACTCTAATTTTCATATAGAAAAAGCAACTGATATGTCCAAACTAAAAGAAGTTATCCAAATTATAAATTCCTGTAAAAAGCCTTTAATTTTAGCAGGGGGAGGATCAAAAAATTCAAAAAAGGAATTACTAAATTTTGCCAAAAAAATTAATTCTCCAATAGCTTTTACTCTTATGGGTCTGGGAATACTGAATAATAATTTATCTCTTGGAATGTTAGGAATGCACGGAAGTGTTGTAGCTAACAAAGCAGTTTCTCAAGCAGATGTTCTTATTGCTATTGGAATGCGTTTTGATGACAGGGTCACATGTAATGTTGAAACTTTTGCTCCAAAGGCTAAGATAATTCATATTGATATTGACAGAGTAGAAATTAATAAAATTAAAAAATGTACACATCTTGTTGGAGATTCTAAAGAGATTTTAAATTTACTTACCCCTTATGTACACAGAGATTATTCTCTTTGGAATGATCATATATCTCAATTAAAAAAAGAAACTTATTTTAACTATGAGATTTCTGATTTCATCAAACCTCAACAAGCTATAGATGCAATTAGTAAACTTTTACCTGAAGCTTATGTAGTTACAGATGTAGGACAACATCAAATGTGGACTGCTCAATTTTATAATTTAAATCATCCTCTTTGTACTTCTGGAGGAGCTGGTACTATGGGATTTGGACTGCCTGCTGCAATAGGAGTTCAAGTGGGAAATCCTCAGTCTAAAGTTGTAGCAATTTTAGGAGATGGAGGTTTTCAAATGACCAGTCAAGAATTAATGGCTATTTCTCAATACAAGCTACCTATAAAAATAATTATAATTGATAATTCTTATCTTGGAATGGTAAGGCAATGGCAAGAATTATTTTTTGATAAAAGATATTCTTCTGTTAGTTTAGATCAAAATCCTGATTTTGTAGCTTTAGGAAAATCTTATAGTATTAATTCTGTAAAAATTGAAGATCCTAAAGATTTAGAAAGAGTTTTGAAAGAAAATTTATTTACAGATGAACCTGTTTTAATAGATATTAAAGTAACAAAAGAAGAAAATACTTATCCTATGGTTCCTGCCAAAGGAAATATAAATGAAATGATTTTAGGAGGTTAA